In a single window of the Balearica regulorum gibbericeps isolate bBalReg1 chromosome 7, bBalReg1.pri, whole genome shotgun sequence genome:
- the ARHGAP22 gene encoding rho GTPase-activating protein 22 isoform X13: MCLMPEVRTFFLCRSCCLTLPGFCLKLSACHVAECCTRTRGIFGQRLEDTVQYERKYGQRLAPLLVEQCVDFIRERGLTEEGLFRMPGQANLVKDLQDSFDCGEKPLFDSNTDVHTVASLLKLYLRELPEPVIPFAKYEDFLSCGQLLSKDEGEGTQELVKQVKNLPQANYNLLKYICKFLDEVQAHSSINKMSVQNLATVFGPNILRPKMEDPVTMMEGTSLVQHLMTVLISEQGRIFAVPQADVPGNQLEIRPVHQRSTVEWISEEDGEDSRSENSVPSPADLPSSNAVALEATPGPAVKSTPSEHSGKLTQPATSPNKRVQTLPPWKYSFRQQGARSVSPKLGSSSLDIPNLSSSGNWLMNGLYSLRGHRRTASGERVKDSCSSQRLSTYDNVPSSSLSLSTHSMASTTWSTSSCEISVVDSVSSCPACRASDSSALSSLKTEWITQGSLSQSEVKTADLENSIDRFEACSSSSSEQSNPAAASRDSVKCSRALQSLVVELKTELSKQRTEYETSIKRIEETSADLRKQVVKLEEELDQERKKYTMLEIKLRNSERAREDAEKRNHLLQKEMEEFFSTLGCLTVGSRSAKVPK, translated from the exons ATGTGTCTGATGCCTGAAGTCAGGACTTTCTTTCTCTGCCGCTCCTGCTGTCTGACACTGCCTGGTTTCTGCTTGAAGCTCAGCGCCTGTCATGTAGCGGAGTGCTGCACAAGAACAAGAG GGATCTTTGGACAGCGATTGGAGGACACCGTACAGTATGAGAGGAAGTATGGCCAACGCTTGGCCCCACTGCTGGTGGAACAGTGTGTGGATTTTATTCGGGAGCGAGGTCTTACGGAGGAGGGCCTCTTTCGGATGCCTGGCCAAGCCAACCTTGTCAAAGATCTGCAGGATTCTTTTGACTGTGGAGAGAAGCCCCTTTTTGACAG CAACACAGATGTTCACACTGTGGCGTCCCTCCTGAAGCTTTACCTTCGAGAGCTGCCAGAGCCTGTCATACCCTTTGCCAAATATGAAGACTTTCTTTCTTGCGGACAGCTACTCTCAAAAGATGAGGGAGAG GGTACCCAGGAACTGGTTAAACAGGTGAAGAATTTGCCTCAAGCCAACTACAACCTCCTCAAATACATATGCAA GTTCCTTGATGAAGTTCAGGCTCACTCCAGCATTAACAAGATGAGTGTCCAGAACCTGGCTACAGTATTTGGACCAAATATATTACGGCCCAAAATGGAAGATCCAGTGACCATGATGGAAG GCACCTCACTAGTTCAGCACCTGATGACAGTGCTGATAAGTGAACAGGGGCGAATCTTTGCTGTTCCTCAGGCAGATGTGCCGGGGAACCAGCTGGAAATCAGACCTGTGCATCAGCGCAGTACTGTGGAGTGGATCTCTGAGGAGGACGGGGAGGACAGCAGGTCGGAGAACAGTGTTCCCAGCCCTGCCGATTTGCCTTCTAGCAATGCTGTGGCACTAGAGGCCACTCCTGGACCTGCGGTGAAAAGCACTCCTTCAGAGCACAGTGGCAAATTGACTCAACCTGCCACCAGCCCCAACAAAAGAGTGCAGACACTGCCTCCGTGGAAATACTCATTCCGCCAGCAGGGAGCAAGGTCTGTGAGTCCAAAGCTGGGGAGTTCATCCTTAGATATCCCCAACCTGTCCTCCAGTGGGAACTGGTTGATGAATGGACTGTACTCCCTCCGAGGCCATCGCCGGACAGCCTCTGGGGAACGAGTTAAAGACTCATGTTCTTCCCAGAGACTCTCTACTTACGACAACGTCCCTTCATCCAGCCTCTCCCTTAGCACACACAGTATGGCCAGCACCACGTGGTCTACATCATCATGTGAAATCTCTGTGGTGGACTCCGtcagcagctgcccagcctgccGGGCCAGTGACTCTTCTGCTTTAAGCTCGCTCAAAACCGAGTGGATAACTCAGGGCTCACTGTCTCAGAGTGAGGTCAAGACTGCAGATCTGGAGAATAGCATCGACAGGTTTGAAGcatgtagcagcagcagcagtgaacaGAGCAACCCGGCTGCAGCTTCCAGAGACTCTGTCAAATGCTCTAGGGCCTTACAGAGCTTGGTGGTGGAGCTAAAGACAGAACTGAGCAAACAGAGGACTGAGTATGAGACTAGTATCAAAAG AATTGAAGAAACAAGTGCAGACCTGAGGAAACAAGTGGTTAAGTTAGAAGAAGAACTGGACCAAGAACGAAAGAAATACACGATGCTGGAGATAAAGCTGAGGAATTCTGAACGTGCTCGTGAAGATGCTGAGAAGAGAAatcacctcctgcagaaggaaatggaagagtTTTTTTCAACATTAGGATGTTTAACTGTTGGGAGTCGAAGTGCTAAAGTCCCTAAGTAG
- the ARHGAP22 gene encoding rho GTPase-activating protein 22 isoform X12 gives MCLMPEVRTFFLCRSCCLTLPGFCLKLSACHVAECCTRTRGIFGQRLEDTVQYERKYGQRLAPLLVEQCVDFIRERGLTEEGLFRMPGQANLVKDLQDSFDCGEKPLFDSNTDVHTVASLLKLYLRELPEPVIPFAKYEDFLSCGQLLSKDEGEGTQELVKQVKNLPQANYNLLKYICKGGFSRFLDEVQAHSSINKMSVQNLATVFGPNILRPKMEDPVTMMEGTSLVQHLMTVLISEQGRIFAVPQADVPGNQLEIRPVHQRSTVEWISEEDGEDSRSENSVPSPADLPSSNAVALEATPGPAVKSTPSEHSGKLTQPATSPNKRVQTLPPWKYSFRQQGARSVSPKLGSSSLDIPNLSSSGNWLMNGLYSLRGHRRTASGERVKDSCSSQRLSTYDNVPSSSLSLSTHSMASTTWSTSSCEISVVDSVSSCPACRASDSSALSSLKTEWITQGSLSQSEVKTADLENSIDRFEACSSSSSEQSNPAAASRDSVKCSRALQSLVVELKTELSKQRTEYETSIKRIEETSADLRKQVVKLEEELDQERKKYTMLEIKLRNSERAREDAEKRNHLLQKEMEEFFSTLGCLTVGSRSAKVPK, from the exons ATGTGTCTGATGCCTGAAGTCAGGACTTTCTTTCTCTGCCGCTCCTGCTGTCTGACACTGCCTGGTTTCTGCTTGAAGCTCAGCGCCTGTCATGTAGCGGAGTGCTGCACAAGAACAAGAG GGATCTTTGGACAGCGATTGGAGGACACCGTACAGTATGAGAGGAAGTATGGCCAACGCTTGGCCCCACTGCTGGTGGAACAGTGTGTGGATTTTATTCGGGAGCGAGGTCTTACGGAGGAGGGCCTCTTTCGGATGCCTGGCCAAGCCAACCTTGTCAAAGATCTGCAGGATTCTTTTGACTGTGGAGAGAAGCCCCTTTTTGACAG CAACACAGATGTTCACACTGTGGCGTCCCTCCTGAAGCTTTACCTTCGAGAGCTGCCAGAGCCTGTCATACCCTTTGCCAAATATGAAGACTTTCTTTCTTGCGGACAGCTACTCTCAAAAGATGAGGGAGAG GGTACCCAGGAACTGGTTAAACAGGTGAAGAATTTGCCTCAAGCCAACTACAACCTCCTCAAATACATATGCAA gggGGGCTTTTCAAGGTTCCTTGATGAAGTTCAGGCTCACTCCAGCATTAACAAGATGAGTGTCCAGAACCTGGCTACAGTATTTGGACCAAATATATTACGGCCCAAAATGGAAGATCCAGTGACCATGATGGAAG GCACCTCACTAGTTCAGCACCTGATGACAGTGCTGATAAGTGAACAGGGGCGAATCTTTGCTGTTCCTCAGGCAGATGTGCCGGGGAACCAGCTGGAAATCAGACCTGTGCATCAGCGCAGTACTGTGGAGTGGATCTCTGAGGAGGACGGGGAGGACAGCAGGTCGGAGAACAGTGTTCCCAGCCCTGCCGATTTGCCTTCTAGCAATGCTGTGGCACTAGAGGCCACTCCTGGACCTGCGGTGAAAAGCACTCCTTCAGAGCACAGTGGCAAATTGACTCAACCTGCCACCAGCCCCAACAAAAGAGTGCAGACACTGCCTCCGTGGAAATACTCATTCCGCCAGCAGGGAGCAAGGTCTGTGAGTCCAAAGCTGGGGAGTTCATCCTTAGATATCCCCAACCTGTCCTCCAGTGGGAACTGGTTGATGAATGGACTGTACTCCCTCCGAGGCCATCGCCGGACAGCCTCTGGGGAACGAGTTAAAGACTCATGTTCTTCCCAGAGACTCTCTACTTACGACAACGTCCCTTCATCCAGCCTCTCCCTTAGCACACACAGTATGGCCAGCACCACGTGGTCTACATCATCATGTGAAATCTCTGTGGTGGACTCCGtcagcagctgcccagcctgccGGGCCAGTGACTCTTCTGCTTTAAGCTCGCTCAAAACCGAGTGGATAACTCAGGGCTCACTGTCTCAGAGTGAGGTCAAGACTGCAGATCTGGAGAATAGCATCGACAGGTTTGAAGcatgtagcagcagcagcagtgaacaGAGCAACCCGGCTGCAGCTTCCAGAGACTCTGTCAAATGCTCTAGGGCCTTACAGAGCTTGGTGGTGGAGCTAAAGACAGAACTGAGCAAACAGAGGACTGAGTATGAGACTAGTATCAAAAG AATTGAAGAAACAAGTGCAGACCTGAGGAAACAAGTGGTTAAGTTAGAAGAAGAACTGGACCAAGAACGAAAGAAATACACGATGCTGGAGATAAAGCTGAGGAATTCTGAACGTGCTCGTGAAGATGCTGAGAAGAGAAatcacctcctgcagaaggaaatggaagagtTTTTTTCAACATTAGGATGTTTAACTGTTGGGAGTCGAAGTGCTAAAGTCCCTAAGTAG